The genomic interval ACGGAGCAGGAAAACGGTTTCTCCCTGGTGTGCATCCGCTGGTGCGGCAGCATTTGGTGTGACTGAGTGAAGCCCTGCCCACACACGGGGAAGATGAACGGGTTCTTGCTGGTGTGGACACACTGGTGGGACAGGAGATGGTGTAACTGAGAGAAGCCTTTCCTGCACTGAGTGCAGGTGAACAGCCGTTGCCCGGTGTGCAAACGCCAATGAATCTCCAGCACAGATGGCGAAGGGAAaccattcccacactccccacatttccacggtttctccatggtGCAGGTGCCCTCGTCTGTCTCAGACCTTAACAATCAGTTGAAAACTCGCTCACGCTTACAGCATGTGTGTGGTGTTACTGGT from Chiloscyllium plagiosum isolate BGI_BamShark_2017 unplaced genomic scaffold, ASM401019v2 scaf_17107, whole genome shotgun sequence carries:
- the LOC122545538 gene encoding gastrula zinc finger protein XlCGF49.1-like, which codes for MEKPWKCGECGNGFPSPSVLEIHWRLHTGQRLFTCTQCRKGFSQLHHLLSHQCVHTSKNPFIFPVCGQGFTQSHQMLPHQRMHTREKPFSCSVCGKGYTQSYHLLLSFRVHTGEKPFTCPMWSNNFCDSSTLRKHQRIHTKERPFTCPVCGKCFTQSCNLWRHQQLH